The following are from one region of the Roseobacter fucihabitans genome:
- the miaB gene encoding tRNA (N6-isopentenyl adenosine(37)-C2)-methylthiotransferase MiaB, with translation MTTPKKLFIKTYGCQMNVYDSERMAESLGGQGYVETSNAEEADMILLNTCHIREKAAEKVYSELGRLKGFKTHNPELKIGVTGCVAQAEGAEIMRRQPAVDLVVGPQSYHRLPQMEARVRAGHTALDTDFPAEDKFEALKGRKGPARAPSAFLTVQEGCDKFCAFCVVPYTRGAEASRPVARVLEEARQLVERGVREITLLGQNVNAYHGAGLDGSDQSLAQLIWALNDIDGLERIRFTTSHPNDMSDDLIEAHGTCEKLMPYLHLPVQSGSDRILKRMNRSHTAESYLRVIERIRAARPDIVMSGDFIVGFPEETEADFQATLDLIEAVNYGYAYSFKYSTRPGTPAAERAQVAGDEADERLQRIQALITRQQQAIQNAMVGRDLRVLVEKIGRKPGQMVGKSEYLHAVHIENSDAAIGDIVRVKATEAKRNSLSAVKRS, from the coding sequence ATGACCACGCCCAAGAAACTATTCATCAAGACCTATGGCTGCCAGATGAACGTTTATGACAGCGAACGCATGGCGGAATCGCTGGGCGGGCAGGGGTATGTCGAGACCAGCAACGCCGAAGAGGCGGATATGATCCTGCTCAACACCTGCCATATTCGCGAAAAGGCCGCCGAGAAGGTCTACTCCGAACTTGGGCGACTCAAGGGGTTCAAAACGCATAATCCGGAGCTCAAAATCGGGGTCACGGGATGCGTGGCGCAGGCGGAAGGCGCAGAGATCATGCGCCGTCAGCCCGCCGTCGATCTGGTCGTGGGGCCGCAATCCTATCACCGCCTGCCGCAGATGGAGGCGCGTGTGCGTGCCGGGCACACAGCGCTGGATACGGATTTCCCGGCAGAGGATAAATTCGAGGCGCTCAAGGGGCGCAAGGGCCCTGCGCGCGCGCCGTCGGCTTTTTTGACGGTGCAAGAGGGGTGCGATAAATTCTGCGCCTTTTGTGTTGTGCCATACACGCGCGGTGCGGAAGCAAGCCGCCCTGTGGCACGCGTGCTGGAGGAAGCCCGCCAGCTGGTGGAGCGCGGCGTGCGCGAAATCACGCTGCTGGGGCAGAACGTCAACGCCTATCACGGCGCGGGTCTGGATGGATCCGATCAGAGCCTGGCGCAGTTGATATGGGCCTTGAACGACATCGACGGTCTGGAACGTATCCGTTTCACCACCTCCCACCCCAATGACATGTCCGATGATCTGATCGAGGCGCATGGCACTTGCGAAAAACTGATGCCCTATCTGCATTTACCCGTGCAATCGGGCTCGGACCGTATTCTTAAACGCATGAACCGCAGCCATACTGCCGAAAGCTATTTGCGGGTCATCGAACGTATCAGAGCGGCGCGCCCGGATATCGTGATGTCGGGAGATTTCATCGTCGGCTTCCCCGAAGAGACCGAAGCCGATTTTCAAGCCACGCTCGATCTGATCGAAGCGGTGAATTACGGCTATGCCTATTCGTTTAAGTATTCCACCCGCCCCGGAACACCTGCCGCTGAACGGGCGCAGGTTGCAGGCGATGAAGCGGATGAGCGCTTGCAGCGCATTCAGGCGCTGATCACCCGCCAGCAGCAGGCGATCCAAAACGCCATGGTCGGTCGGGATCTGCGCGTTCTGGTCGAAAAAATCGGGCGCAAACCAGGACAGATGGTCGGCAAATCCGAATACCTCCACGCGGTTCATATCGAAAATTCCGATGCGGCCATCGGTGATATCGTGCGGGTCAAGGCGACAGAGGCCAAGCGCAACTCGCTTTCGGCTGTGAAACGGAGCTAG
- the irr gene encoding Fur family transcriptional regulator Irr has translation MTRAQQDIGASWLATAGLRPTRQRLTLATLLIGDGQDRHVTAESLFASAKKQGETVSLATVYNTLRAFCEAGLMQEVTVDGSKSYFDTNTHDHPHFFWEDEAKLTDAPSDQLVIARIPDAPEGAEIASVDVVIRLRRKT, from the coding sequence ATGACACGCGCGCAACAAGATATCGGGGCCTCCTGGCTCGCCACGGCCGGGCTGCGGCCTACTCGCCAGCGGTTGACCCTTGCGACTTTGCTGATCGGTGATGGGCAGGATCGCCATGTGACAGCGGAAAGCCTGTTCGCTTCGGCTAAAAAGCAGGGCGAGACTGTGTCCTTGGCGACGGTCTATAACACCTTGAGGGCGTTTTGCGAGGCTGGCTTGATGCAGGAGGTGACGGTGGATGGATCAAAGAGCTACTTTGATACGAACACCCATGATCACCCGCATTTCTTTTGGGAAGATGAAGCGAAGCTGACGGACGCCCCCTCAGATCAATTGGTCATTGCGCGAATCCCGGATGCGCCGGAAGGTGCCGAAATCGCCTCTGTGGATGTTGTCATCCGTTTGCGTCGCAAGACCTGA
- the fabA gene encoding bifunctional 3-hydroxydecanoyl-ACP dehydratase/trans-2-decenoyl-ACP isomerase, protein MANYPTSFDKEDLLKCARGELFGPGNAQLPEPPMLMMDRITDISEDRGLHEKGHVVAEFDIQPDLWFFDCHFPGNPIMPGCLGLDGLWQLTGFNLGWRGWQGRGYALGVGEVKLTGMVRPDRKMLTYYVDFTKAIQTRRLTMGVANGRVEADGETIYQVTDMKVALSEN, encoded by the coding sequence ATGGCCAATTACCCGACCAGTTTCGACAAGGAAGACCTGCTGAAATGTGCCCGCGGGGAGCTTTTCGGCCCTGGCAATGCGCAGCTGCCCGAGCCTCCAATGCTGATGATGGACCGGATTACGGATATTTCCGAAGACCGCGGCCTGCATGAAAAAGGCCACGTCGTTGCGGAATTCGATATCCAGCCGGATCTGTGGTTTTTTGACTGCCACTTTCCGGGCAATCCGATTATGCCCGGCTGTCTTGGCCTTGATGGCCTCTGGCAGCTCACCGGCTTCAACCTGGGGTGGCGCGGCTGGCAGGGGCGCGGATATGCGCTTGGGGTGGGTGAGGTGAAGCTCACCGGCATGGTGCGCCCGGATCGCAAAATGCTCACCTATTACGTGGATTTTACCAAGGCCATCCAGACCCGGCGCTTGACAATGGGTGTCGCCAATGGCCGGGTGGAGGCGGATGGCGAAACCATCTATCAGGTCACGGATATGAAGGTCGCCCTGTCGGAAAATTGA
- the fabB gene encoding beta-ketoacyl-ACP synthase I — protein MRRVVVTGLGIVSSIGNNAEDVLASLKAGTSGIVASPEMAEHGFRSRVAGTLKIDVSEHIDKRTLRFMGPGAAYAHIAMGQAIADAGLDEAMISNPRTGLVAGSGGPSTSAMLTAHDVVKNTGATKRIGPFAVPKCMSSTVSANLSTAYKIKGINYSITSACSTSLHCIGNAAEQIMMGKQDVMFAGGGEELDWTLSCLFDAMGAMSSKYNDAPETASRAFDANRDGFVISGGGGIVVLEDLDHALARGARIYAEVTGYAATSDGHDMVAPSGEGGERAMRLALSTLPEGRKVGYINAHGTSTPVGDVGEIEAVRRVFGKGATPPVSSTKSMTGHAQGAAGALEAIFSLLMLDNDFITKSINVTELDPALDASEIALERVDNAGLDSVMTNSFGFGGTNGSMILSKYLK, from the coding sequence ATGCGCCGTGTTGTCGTGACGGGATTGGGAATCGTCTCATCCATCGGGAATAACGCTGAGGACGTTCTGGCGTCTCTGAAGGCCGGAACAAGCGGCATCGTTGCCAGCCCGGAAATGGCAGAGCATGGCTTTCGCAGTCGCGTCGCCGGTACGCTCAAGATTGACGTCTCCGAACATATCGACAAACGCACCCTGCGTTTCATGGGGCCCGGTGCCGCCTATGCGCATATCGCCATGGGTCAGGCTATTGCCGATGCCGGGCTGGATGAAGCGATGATTTCAAACCCGCGCACCGGGCTGGTGGCAGGCTCCGGTGGCCCCTCCACAAGTGCGATGCTCACCGCGCATGATGTCGTGAAAAACACTGGCGCAACCAAACGCATCGGCCCCTTTGCCGTGCCCAAATGTATGTCCTCGACGGTCAGCGCAAACCTCAGTACGGCCTATAAAATCAAGGGCATCAATTATTCGATCACCTCGGCCTGTTCGACCTCGCTGCACTGCATCGGCAATGCCGCAGAACAGATCATGATGGGCAAACAGGACGTGATGTTCGCAGGCGGTGGCGAGGAATTGGACTGGACGCTGTCCTGTCTGTTTGACGCCATGGGCGCGATGAGCAGCAAATATAACGACGCTCCGGAAACCGCGAGCCGCGCTTTTGACGCGAACCGGGACGGGTTTGTTATATCGGGCGGCGGCGGGATTGTGGTGCTGGAAGACCTCGACCATGCTTTGGCGCGCGGAGCCAGGATATACGCCGAAGTCACCGGCTATGCGGCCACATCAGACGGGCATGACATGGTCGCCCCCTCTGGCGAAGGGGGCGAGCGTGCCATGCGATTGGCGCTTTCCACGCTGCCCGAGGGGCGCAAAGTCGGCTATATCAACGCCCATGGCACATCGACGCCGGTGGGCGATGTTGGCGAGATCGAAGCGGTCCGCCGTGTGTTTGGCAAAGGCGCGACACCACCCGTCAGCTCGACCAAATCCATGACCGGTCACGCGCAGGGTGCTGCCGGTGCCTTGGAGGCCATTTTCAGCCTGCTGATGCTGGACAATGATTTCATCACCAAATCGATCAATGTGACGGAATTAGACCCCGCGCTGGATGCGAGCGAGATCGCGCTGGAGCGGGTTGACAATGCCGGGCTCGATTCTGTCATGACGAATTCATTTGGGTTCGGGGGCACAAACGGGTCCATGATCCTGTCGAAATATCTGAAATAA
- a CDS encoding enoyl-ACP reductase gives MTGLLDGKRGLIMGVANERSIAWGIAKAMAEAGAELAFTYQGEAFGSRLAPLAASVGSDFMVDVDVTDDASLDAAFEQLNARWETLDFVVHAIAFSDKNELTGRFLNTSRANFKQTMDISAYSFVEVARRAHPMMVEKGGTLMTLTYQGSNTVVPNYNVMGVAKAALESATRYLANDLGPEGIRVNAISPGPMKTLAGAAIGGARKTYKHTDQNAPLRSNATLAAVGGTAVYLASDAGACTTGEIIRVDGGYHVLGMPQGENI, from the coding sequence ATGACGGGATTACTCGACGGGAAACGCGGGCTGATCATGGGCGTGGCCAATGAACGCTCCATCGCCTGGGGGATCGCCAAAGCGATGGCAGAGGCCGGAGCCGAGCTGGCATTTACCTATCAGGGCGAGGCTTTTGGGTCGCGCCTTGCCCCGCTTGCGGCATCGGTCGGCTCGGACTTCATGGTCGATGTGGATGTAACCGATGATGCCTCTCTGGACGCGGCTTTCGAGCAATTGAACGCGCGGTGGGAGACGCTTGATTTTGTCGTGCACGCCATTGCATTTTCGGACAAGAATGAGTTGACAGGGCGGTTCCTGAACACCAGCCGGGCGAACTTTAAACAAACCATGGACATCAGCGCCTATTCCTTTGTCGAAGTTGCGCGCCGTGCGCATCCGATGATGGTGGAGAAGGGCGGAACCTTGATGACGCTGACCTATCAGGGCAGCAATACGGTGGTGCCGAATTACAACGTCATGGGCGTGGCCAAGGCCGCCCTCGAAAGTGCGACGCGGTATCTTGCCAATGATCTTGGACCGGAGGGTATTCGCGTCAACGCGATTTCACCCGGCCCCATGAAGACACTGGCGGGCGCGGCCATTGGGGGCGCCCGCAAGACCTATAAGCACACGGATCAGAACGCACCGTTACGTTCCAACGCCACGTTGGCGGCGGTGGGGGGGACAGCTGTTTATCTGGCCTCGGACGCCGGGGCCTGCACGACGGGCGAGATCATCCGTGTGGACGGCGGCTATCATGTTTTGGGCATGCCGCAGGGCGAGAACATATAA
- a CDS encoding peptidylprolyl isomerase, with protein sequence MTEVKSGDTVGIHYTGTLLDGTKFDSSEGRDPLEFEVGAGHIIPGLEVALPGMKVGDKKTVQVPCDQAYGPINPEMRQAVPREGIPAEVPLDIGTSLNVQTPDGQAMQVMVVALDEATVTIDANHALAGQDLIFDIELMSIA encoded by the coding sequence ATGACCGAAGTGAAATCGGGCGATACCGTTGGCATTCACTATACCGGAACCCTGCTGGATGGCACCAAATTCGACAGCTCCGAAGGGCGTGATCCGCTGGAATTCGAAGTGGGCGCGGGGCATATCATCCCCGGATTGGAGGTCGCGTTACCGGGCATGAAGGTTGGTGACAAAAAGACCGTGCAGGTGCCTTGCGATCAGGCCTATGGCCCGATCAATCCCGAAATGCGCCAGGCCGTCCCGCGCGAAGGCATCCCGGCGGAAGTGCCGCTGGATATAGGCACATCATTGAACGTGCAGACCCCGGATGGTCAGGCCATGCAGGTGATGGTCGTTGCGCTGGATGAGGCGACGGTCACGATTGATGCCAATCACGCCCTGGCCGGGCAGGATCTGATCTTTGATATCGAATTGATGTCGATTGCCTGA
- a CDS encoding haloacid dehalogenase type II, protein MPITTCVFDAYGTLFDVAAAARQAASEPDFPDLAGTWPLLAEHWRQKQLQYTWLRAVTHAHGDFWDVTQEGLDWALEKTGLDGDAALRERLLALYWELQSYAEVPDMLRRLKAGGMATAILSNGSPDMLGGAVSSAGIQDLLEDTLSVESVGVFKPDARVYDLVSKRFGCAKSEVLFVSSNGWDAACATGYGFTSAWVNRAGDPVDRLPWRPAHILPDLTGIPELAGL, encoded by the coding sequence ATGCCCATCACCACCTGTGTCTTTGACGCCTACGGCACCCTGTTCGATGTAGCAGCCGCCGCGCGTCAGGCCGCCTCGGAGCCGGATTTCCCCGATCTCGCCGGTACATGGCCCCTGCTTGCCGAACATTGGCGTCAAAAACAGTTGCAATACACCTGGCTGCGCGCCGTTACCCATGCCCATGGCGATTTCTGGGATGTGACGCAAGAAGGTCTCGACTGGGCGCTGGAAAAAACCGGGCTGGATGGGGATGCGGCGCTGCGCGAACGCCTGCTCGCACTTTATTGGGAATTGCAAAGCTACGCGGAGGTGCCCGATATGCTCAGGCGTCTCAAAGCGGGCGGCATGGCGACGGCGATACTCTCAAATGGATCGCCCGATATGTTGGGCGGTGCCGTCTCATCGGCAGGCATTCAGGACCTGCTGGAGGACACGCTCTCAGTGGAAAGCGTGGGCGTGTTCAAACCCGATGCGCGGGTCTATGACCTGGTGAGCAAGCGGTTTGGCTGCGCAAAAAGCGAGGTCCTGTTTGTGTCCTCAAATGGTTGGGATGCGGCCTGTGCGACAGGCTATGGCTTCACCTCGGCCTGGGTCAACCGCGCAGGCGATCCGGTGGACCGTTTACCCTGGCGGCCTGCGCATATTCTGCCCGACCTGACGGGCATACCAGAACTGGCGGGGCTTTGA
- a CDS encoding alpha/beta fold hydrolase yields the protein MAHFTTSDGLNLHYTQSGDGVPVLCLAGLTRTTADFDYMTPFLPDVRLIKMDYRGRGASDWDPTWQNYALPVECRDVIELLDHLGLGQVAIIGTSRGGLNAMGLAAGAKDRLLGVALNDIGPLIDPEGLSFIAGYLGRNPAAKTHADAALAMQRAYGGFVGVPMSRWMEEAQKHFRATPSGLEITYDPKLRDAIEALGAQAAPDLWPYFDALEGLPLACIRGENSDLLSAQTLAEMERRRPDMISVTVPNRGHIPFLDEPEAVAALQTWVKKLS from the coding sequence ATGGCGCATTTCACCACCTCCGACGGGCTGAACCTGCATTATACGCAAAGCGGCGACGGCGTCCCGGTGCTCTGCCTTGCGGGCCTGACCCGAACCACCGCGGATTTCGATTACATGACACCGTTTTTGCCCGATGTCCGTCTGATCAAGATGGATTATCGCGGGCGTGGGGCCTCGGATTGGGACCCAACGTGGCAGAATTACGCCCTGCCCGTGGAATGTCGCGATGTGATCGAACTGCTTGACCACCTTGGCCTTGGACAGGTCGCCATCATCGGCACCTCGCGCGGGGGGCTGAATGCGATGGGTCTGGCGGCGGGCGCAAAGGACCGCCTGCTCGGGGTCGCGCTGAATGACATCGGGCCGCTGATTGATCCCGAAGGGTTGTCCTTCATTGCGGGCTATCTGGGGCGTAATCCGGCGGCAAAAACCCATGCCGATGCCGCGCTTGCCATGCAACGGGCCTATGGCGGGTTTGTGGGCGTGCCGATGTCGCGCTGGATGGAAGAAGCGCAAAAGCATTTTCGCGCAACACCAAGCGGGTTGGAGATCACCTATGACCCCAAACTGCGCGATGCCATTGAGGCCCTGGGTGCACAGGCGGCACCGGATCTGTGGCCCTATTTCGATGCGCTTGAGGGGTTGCCGCTGGCCTGTATTCGGGGGGAGAACTCTGATCTGCTGAGTGCTCAGACGCTGGCCGAAATGGAACGCCGCAGACCAGATATGATCAGCGTCACCGTCCCCAATCGCGGCCACATCCCGTTTCTGGATGAACCTGAAGCCGTTGCGGCATTGCAAACATGGGTTAAAAAGCTGTCATGA
- a CDS encoding threonine/serine dehydratase, giving the protein MNIEMIRAAALRLQGHARRTPLLSSPFLDDIAGRRVWIKPECLQHTGSFKFRGAWSAVSALPKDALARGVIAFSSGNHAQGVALAARKHSTSAVIIMPQDAPKVKIDNTRSLGAEVVLYDRAAGEDRDAIGAQIVAERGLTLIKPFDDPQVIAGQGTTGLEIAAQAAEVGVRQADVIVCCGGGGFSSGIALALEADAPGLRMRPAEPEGFDDVARSLRSGKIERNASLSGSLCDAIITPQPGDLTFPILKRLAGPGMVVSENEALMAVAQAFNRLKLVAEPGGAVALAAALFHCADIKGEDVIVTISGGNVDAAVFHQALKSTDPATQQGDVA; this is encoded by the coding sequence ATGAATATTGAAATGATCCGCGCCGCCGCTCTGCGCTTGCAAGGTCACGCCAGGCGCACGCCCCTACTCTCTTCGCCGTTTCTGGATGACATCGCAGGCCGTCGGGTCTGGATCAAACCGGAATGTCTGCAACATACCGGCAGCTTCAAATTTCGCGGCGCGTGGTCGGCAGTTTCCGCTCTGCCTAAGGATGCCCTTGCGCGCGGTGTCATCGCCTTTTCCAGCGGCAATCACGCACAGGGCGTGGCGCTGGCCGCCCGGAAACATAGCACTTCCGCCGTAATCATCATGCCGCAAGACGCGCCAAAGGTGAAAATCGACAACACCCGCAGCCTCGGCGCAGAGGTCGTGCTTTATGATCGCGCGGCGGGCGAAGACCGCGATGCCATCGGAGCGCAAATTGTCGCCGAACGCGGTCTGACCTTGATCAAACCCTTTGATGATCCGCAAGTCATAGCAGGACAAGGCACCACGGGTCTTGAAATCGCCGCACAGGCGGCTGAGGTCGGCGTGCGCCAAGCCGATGTCATCGTGTGTTGTGGCGGCGGTGGGTTCTCCTCTGGTATCGCGCTGGCACTGGAAGCCGACGCGCCGGGCCTGCGCATGCGCCCGGCTGAACCCGAAGGCTTTGACGATGTGGCACGCTCGCTCAGATCGGGCAAGATCGAGCGCAACGCCAGCCTGTCGGGCAGCCTGTGTGACGCGATCATCACGCCGCAACCGGGGGATTTGACCTTTCCGATCCTCAAACGGCTGGCGGGTCCGGGAATGGTCGTAAGCGAAAATGAGGCGCTTATGGCGGTCGCACAGGCCTTCAACCGGTTGAAACTTGTGGCGGAACCCGGCGGGGCCGTTGCCCTTGCCGCCGCGCTTTTCCATTGTGCGGATATCAAGGGCGAAGACGTTATCGTCACGATATCGGGTGGCAATGTTGACGCCGCTGTGTTCCATCAAGCCTTGAAATCCACCGACCCGGCAACCCAACAAGGAGACGTCGCGTGA